A genome region from Pirellulales bacterium includes the following:
- the fusA gene encoding elongation factor G has translation MDLAQLRNIGISAHIDSGKTTLSERILFYAGRIHRMQEVKGEGGATMDHMDLERERGITITSAATTVSWDDHQINLIDTPGHVDFTVEVERSLRVLDGAILVLCAVGGVQSQSMTVDRQMKRYHVPRLAFINKMDRTGADYRRVVKQLREKLHCEAVLLQIGIGKEDQFEGVVDLITQKALYFDGTNGERVREEAIPDDLKEEAAHSRQEMLEALAMYSDEMMELLLAEQDVPVDLIHKVVKEAVQEQDVTPVFMGTAYKNKGVQPLLDAVVRYLPSPLDRKVAAKSYDKPDEKFPLEPDPTKTFVGMAFKIVEDPYGQLTFTRIYQGTINKGDTNFNQRTGQKQRFSRILRMHADKREEIDSASAGDIVAIIGIDCASGDTYASQNKYCTLESMFVPEPVIKMAITPISREGGDKLSKALQRFTKEDPTFRATSDEETGDTLIAGMGELHLEIYVERMRREYKLDVEVGAPKVSYREAPTKETEYDFKHKKQTGGSGQYAHVKGHFYPLPDDAPEPFEFVDDVIGGRIPREYIPSVEKGFRDSLKKGPVAGYPIVGVKTVLEDGSYHDVDSSDMAFQICARNCFRETFLKMKPMLLEPVMKLEVEVPVNFQGSVTGELTSRRGMIVSSDVQGAVAVIEAEVPLAETFGYSTDLRSMTQGQGTFTMEFSRYKRVPVSIQEEILAEKKKQLVGAK, from the coding sequence ATGGACCTGGCCCAACTACGCAACATCGGCATTTCGGCACACATCGACTCAGGCAAGACCACGCTCAGCGAGCGCATCTTGTTCTATGCCGGACGCATTCACCGCATGCAAGAGGTGAAGGGTGAAGGTGGCGCCACCATGGATCACATGGACCTGGAGCGCGAGCGCGGTATCACCATTACCAGCGCCGCAACGACGGTCTCTTGGGACGATCACCAGATCAACCTGATCGACACGCCGGGGCACGTCGACTTCACCGTCGAGGTCGAACGCAGTTTGCGCGTGCTCGACGGCGCGATCCTCGTGCTGTGCGCCGTCGGTGGCGTGCAGTCGCAATCGATGACCGTCGACCGCCAGATGAAACGCTATCATGTGCCCCGACTGGCATTCATCAACAAGATGGATCGCACCGGCGCGGATTACCGCCGCGTGGTCAAGCAACTTCGCGAGAAGCTGCACTGCGAAGCCGTGCTGCTGCAAATAGGCATCGGCAAAGAAGACCAGTTCGAAGGGGTCGTCGACCTGATCACCCAGAAGGCTTTGTACTTCGACGGCACCAACGGCGAGCGCGTCCGCGAAGAGGCCATCCCCGATGATCTCAAGGAAGAAGCCGCGCACTCCCGTCAGGAAATGCTCGAAGCGCTGGCTATGTACAGCGACGAGATGATGGAGTTGCTGCTGGCCGAACAAGACGTCCCCGTGGACCTGATCCACAAGGTCGTCAAGGAAGCCGTGCAAGAGCAGGACGTCACCCCGGTCTTCATGGGCACGGCCTACAAGAACAAGGGTGTCCAGCCCCTGTTGGACGCAGTGGTCCGCTACTTGCCGTCGCCGCTCGATCGCAAGGTCGCGGCCAAGTCGTACGACAAGCCCGACGAGAAATTCCCGCTCGAACCCGATCCCACCAAGACTTTCGTCGGTATGGCCTTCAAGATCGTCGAAGATCCGTACGGTCAGTTGACCTTTACGCGCATCTATCAGGGCACGATCAACAAGGGGGATACGAACTTCAATCAGCGCACCGGCCAGAAGCAGCGCTTCAGCCGCATTTTGCGCATGCATGCCGACAAGCGCGAGGAAATCGATAGTGCTTCGGCCGGCGACATCGTAGCCATCATCGGCATCGACTGCGCCAGCGGCGATACCTACGCCTCGCAAAACAAATACTGCACGCTCGAAAGCATGTTCGTGCCCGAGCCGGTCATCAAGATGGCCATCACGCCGATTTCGCGCGAGGGTGGCGACAAGCTCTCGAAGGCCTTGCAGCGCTTCACGAAAGAAGATCCCACCTTCCGCGCCACTAGCGACGAGGAAACCGGCGATACGCTGATCGCAGGCATGGGTGAGCTGCACCTCGAGATCTATGTCGAACGGATGCGTCGCGAATACAAGTTGGACGTCGAGGTCGGCGCTCCCAAGGTCAGCTACCGCGAAGCGCCCACCAAGGAAACCGAGTACGACTTCAAGCACAAGAAGCAAACCGGCGGTTCGGGTCAGTACGCCCACGTGAAGGGACACTTCTATCCGCTACCGGATGATGCCCCGGAACCGTTCGAGTTCGTAGACGACGTCATCGGCGGCCGTATTCCCCGCGAGTACATCCCCAGCGTCGAAAAGGGCTTCCGCGATTCGCTCAAGAAGGGCCCCGTGGCCGGCTACCCGATCGTGGGCGTCAAGACCGTGCTTGAAGACGGTTCCTACCACGACGTCGACAGCTCGGATATGGCGTTCCAGATCTGCGCTCGCAACTGCTTCCGCGAAACGTTCCTGAAGATGAAGCCGATGCTGCTCGAACCCGTCATGAAGCTGGAAGTGGAAGTACCCGTGAACTTCCAAGGCTCGGTGACTGGTGAGCTGACCAGCCGCCGCGGCATGATCGTCTCCAGCGACGTGCAAGGCGCCGTCGCCGTGATCGAAGCCGAGGTCCCGCTGGCCGAAACGTTCGGCTACTCGACCGATCTGCGCAGCATGACGCAAGGCCAGGGAACTTTCACGATGGAGTTCTCGCGTTACAAGCGCGTGCCGGTCAGCATCCAGGAAGAAATCCTGGCTGAAAAGAAGAAGCAACTGGTCGGGGCGAAGTAA
- a CDS encoding CPBP family glutamic-type intramembrane protease, producing the protein MASSDSASLPPNATGSPPPPLGGGNTGGWRLALLARYPWLGYVLPLVVFLVLTSCEPAPPDRAPADDLAAAGVGADPLNQAQPQDQTATGWFDLNIPYRAYPLVYTAKIALSIAAVFFVWPVYRQFPWRVSWLAFAVGGVGVVLWIGVCHLGLEHRILPAIGLGSVLGSGQRSAFNPLVELVGEPAWAYGFLAIRFIGLALVVPLIEEFFLRGFLMRACVHENWWSVPFGTVTPLAVLVGTAVPMAMHPAELLAALVWFTMVTGLMVATRNIWDCVAAHATTNLLLGIYVVVWNQWQLM; encoded by the coding sequence ATGGCATCATCCGATTCAGCATCTTTGCCCCCCAACGCAACGGGTTCTCCCCCCCCGCCTCTCGGCGGCGGAAACACGGGTGGCTGGCGCCTCGCTCTGCTGGCACGTTATCCGTGGCTGGGCTATGTGCTCCCTCTGGTGGTATTTCTCGTCCTGACAAGCTGCGAGCCGGCGCCGCCAGACCGGGCACCGGCCGATGACCTGGCGGCCGCTGGCGTGGGTGCCGATCCGCTAAATCAAGCCCAACCCCAGGACCAGACAGCGACGGGCTGGTTCGATTTGAACATTCCGTACCGCGCCTACCCGCTGGTCTATACGGCGAAGATCGCGCTTTCGATCGCCGCGGTTTTTTTTGTGTGGCCGGTCTATCGGCAATTCCCGTGGCGCGTTAGCTGGCTGGCATTTGCCGTAGGGGGCGTGGGAGTCGTGCTGTGGATCGGCGTGTGCCACCTGGGGCTCGAACACCGCATCCTGCCGGCGATCGGACTGGGAAGCGTGCTCGGATCGGGTCAGCGCAGCGCGTTCAACCCCTTGGTCGAGTTGGTGGGAGAGCCGGCCTGGGCCTATGGATTTCTGGCCATTCGCTTTATTGGTCTGGCGCTGGTTGTGCCACTAATCGAGGAGTTCTTTCTGCGCGGCTTTCTGATGCGGGCTTGTGTCCATGAGAACTGGTGGAGCGTCCCGTTCGGAACCGTGACGCCGCTCGCCGTGCTCGTCGGCACGGCCGTGCCGATGGCGATGCACCCGGCCGAGCTGCTGGCCGCCCTGGTATGGTTCACGATGGTGACTGGTCTGATGGTGGCGACGCGCAATATCTGGGACTGTGTGGCCGCCCATGCCACGACGAACCTACTTTTGGGCATTTACGTGGTCGTCTGGAACCAATGGCAGCTGATGTAG